A window of Ruminiclostridium herbifermentans genomic DNA:
CAGGATATTTGTTTTTATTTACGACAGAGATTAAATTTCCAGTAACTCCTAGAGCTCCACTCATGGAATAAGCTGAGCTGAACTTATCAGGGTATTTAAATCCGTGATATGCCGCTCCAAAGCCACCCATTGAAAGTCCTGCGATGGCACGGTTTTTACCATTTGCAGTGTCTATTCTAAACTTTGCTTCAACATATGGTATAAACTCTTGTTCAAAATATGTATCCCATTTTATGCCGGCTTTGTATGTATCAACGTAGAATGAATCGTTCAATCCATCAGGCATAATAATTACCATTTCTTTTCCACCAGCTCTGTCTACGATGGATTGCATGCCCATATCCTTCCAATTGCTATATGCTCCTCCCATACCATGAAGAAGATACATTACAGGGTATTTTTTTGTGGTATCTGTGGAATAGGAAGGGGGAAGATAAACATTGTAATTCATGTTACGATTTAATACTGTACTGAAATGAGACTCTGTTATAACCGAACTAGCGGCAAAGGTTGGAATTGCAAATAGGCTGCTAATTAATGTAACTACCATTAACATTGCGAGCAGCTTTTTTATTGACTTCATAATAGCACCTCCGAAATTAAAATAGATTCATTTTTAAAAAAATTTATGCAGGTCCCCATACTTTAAAATAAATTTGAT
This region includes:
- a CDS encoding alpha/beta hydrolase-fold protein produces the protein MKSIKKLLAMLMVVTLISSLFAIPTFAASSVITESHFSTVLNRNMNYNVYLPPSYSTDTTKKYPVMYLLHGMGGAYSNWKDMGMQSIVDRAGGKEMVIIMPDGLNDSFYVDTYKAGIKWDTYFEQEFIPYVEAKFRIDTANGKNRAIAGLSMGGFGAAYHGFKYPDKFSSAYSMSGALGVTGNLISVVNKNKYPAFAMECGTEDSLVWQMNVNFHNQLQQAGVPHEYITRPGSHSVEFWNACLPKAVVFASKYFVDVSTGPKKGDANKDGNVDALDFAALKTALLRQSFSEIDITAADMNNDNSIDALDLALLKAELLK